The Prionailurus bengalensis isolate Pbe53 chromosome A3, Fcat_Pben_1.1_paternal_pri, whole genome shotgun sequence genome includes a window with the following:
- the NCOA5 gene encoding nuclear receptor coactivator 5 isoform X2, whose translation MRDARDMRDLRDFRDLRDSRDFRDHRDPMYDRYRDMRDSREPMYRRESSYDRYLRMDDYCRRKDDPYFDRYRDSFDGRGPPGPESQSRAKERLKREERRREELYRQYFEEIQRRFDAERPVDCSVIVVNKQTKDYAESVGRKVRDLGMVVDLIFLNTEVSLSQALEDVSRGGSPFAIVITQQHQIHRSCTVNIMFGTPQEHRNMPQADAMVLVARNYERYKNECREKEREEIARQAAKMADEAILQERERGGPEEGVRGGHPPAIQSLINLLADNRYLTAEETDKIINYLRERKERLMRSSTDSLPGPISRQPLGATSGASLKTQPSSQPLQSGQVLPSATPTPAAPPTSQQELQAKILSLFNSGTVVANSSSASPSVAAGNTQNQNFSTAANSQPQQRSQASGNQPPNILGQAGSARNMGPRPGAPSQGLFGQPSSRLAPASNMASQRPVSSTGINFDNPSVQKALDTLIQSGPALSHLVSQTTAQVGRPPAPLGSYQRHY comes from the exons ATGCGTGATGCTCGGGACATGAGGGACCTCAGAGACTTTCGTGATCTAAGAGACTCTAGGGATTTTCGGGATCACCGGGACCCCATGTATGACAGATACAGAGATATGAGAGACTCCCGAGAGCCCATGTACAG GAGAGAAAGCTCTTATGACCGATACCTGCGAATGGATGACTATTGCAGGAGGAAGGACGACCCTTACTTTGACCGTTACAGAGATAGCTTTGATGGACGAGGCCCTCCAGGCCCAGAAAGTCAGTCTCGTGCAAAAG AACGTTTGAAACGTGAGGAACGGCGTAGAGAAGAGCTTTATCGTCAGTATTTTGAGGAAATCCAGAGACGCTTTGATGCTGAGAGGCCTGTTGATTGTTCTGTGATTGTGGTCAACAAGCAGACTAA AGATTATGCTGAATCTGTGGGGCGGAAGGTACGAGACCTAGGCATGGTAGTGGACTTGATCTTCCTCAACACAGAGGTGTCACTGTCACAAGCCTTGGAGGATGTTAGCAGGGGAGGGTCTCCTTTTGCTATCGTCATCACCCAGCAACACCAGATTCACCGCTCGTGCACAGTCAACATCATGTTCGGAACCCCACAAG AGCATCGCAACATGCCCCAGGCAGACGCCATGGTGCTGGTAGCCAGAAATTATGAGCGCTATAAGAATGAGTGCCGGGAGAAGGAGCGAGAGGAGATTGCCAGACAGGCAGCCAAGATGGCAGATGAAGCCATCCTGCAGGAAAGGGAGCGCGGAGGCCCCGAGGAAGGAGTGCGCGGGGGGCACCCTCCAGCCATCCAAAGCCTCATCAACCTACTGGCAGACAACAGGTACCTCACTGCCGAGGAGACTGACAAGATCATCAACTATCTGCGAGAGCGGAAGGAGCGCCTTATGAGGAGCAGCACCGACTCTCTGCCTG GCCCGATTTCCCGCCAACCACTCGGGGCGACCTCGGGTGCCTCGCTGAAGACACAGCCAAGCTCCCAACCGCTCCAGAGCGGCCAAGTGCTCCCCTCTGCTACACCCACTCCAGctgcaccccccacctcccagcaagAGCTTCAGGCCAAAATCCTCAGCCTCTTCAATAGTGGCACGGTTGTGGCCAATAGCAGCTCTGCATCCCCTTCAGTCGCTGCCGGAAACACCCAGAACCAGAATTTTTCCACGGCAGCGAACAGCCAGCCTCAGCAAAGATCACAGGCCTCTGGCAATCAGCCTCCAAACATTTTGGGACAGGCGGGATCTGCTCGGAACATGGGCCCCAGGCCTGGGGCTCCTTCCCAAGGGCTCTTTGGCCAGCCTTCCAGTCGCCTGGCACCTGCTAGCAACATGGCTAGCCAGAGGCCCGTGTCTTCCACAGGTATCAACTTTGACAATCCAAGTGTACAGAAGGCTCTGGACACCCTGATCCAGAGTGGCCCTGCTCTCTCCCACCTGGTTAGCCAAACTACAGCACAGGTGGGGCGGCCCCCGGCCCCGTTGGGATCCTACCAGAGGCATTACTGA
- the NCOA5 gene encoding nuclear receptor coactivator 5 isoform X1, whose protein sequence is MNTAPSRPSPTRRDPYGFGDGRDTRRDRSPIRGSPRREPRDGRNGRDARDSRAIRDPRDLRDHRDSRDIRDHRDSRSMRDARDMRDLRDFRDLRDSRDFRDHRDPMYDRYRDMRDSREPMYRRESSYDRYLRMDDYCRRKDDPYFDRYRDSFDGRGPPGPESQSRAKERLKREERRREELYRQYFEEIQRRFDAERPVDCSVIVVNKQTKDYAESVGRKVRDLGMVVDLIFLNTEVSLSQALEDVSRGGSPFAIVITQQHQIHRSCTVNIMFGTPQEHRNMPQADAMVLVARNYERYKNECREKEREEIARQAAKMADEAILQERERGGPEEGVRGGHPPAIQSLINLLADNRYLTAEETDKIINYLRERKERLMRSSTDSLPGPISRQPLGATSGASLKTQPSSQPLQSGQVLPSATPTPAAPPTSQQELQAKILSLFNSGTVVANSSSASPSVAAGNTQNQNFSTAANSQPQQRSQASGNQPPNILGQAGSARNMGPRPGAPSQGLFGQPSSRLAPASNMASQRPVSSTGINFDNPSVQKALDTLIQSGPALSHLVSQTTAQVGRPPAPLGSYQRHY, encoded by the exons atgaataCGGCTCCATCAAGACCCAGCCCCACACGAAG AGATCCATATGGCTTTGGAGATGGTCGAGATACAAGACGTGATCGATCCCCAATTCGAGGAAGTCCAAGGAGAGAGCCCAGGGATGGCAGAAATGGCCGGGATGCCCGGGATAGCAGAGCCATTCGAGACCCCCGAGACTTGCGGGACCACAGAGATAGCAGAGACATTCGGGATCACAGAGACAGCAGAAGTATGCGTGATGCTCGGGACATGAGGGACCTCAGAGACTTTCGTGATCTAAGAGACTCTAGGGATTTTCGGGATCACCGGGACCCCATGTATGACAGATACAGAGATATGAGAGACTCCCGAGAGCCCATGTACAG GAGAGAAAGCTCTTATGACCGATACCTGCGAATGGATGACTATTGCAGGAGGAAGGACGACCCTTACTTTGACCGTTACAGAGATAGCTTTGATGGACGAGGCCCTCCAGGCCCAGAAAGTCAGTCTCGTGCAAAAG AACGTTTGAAACGTGAGGAACGGCGTAGAGAAGAGCTTTATCGTCAGTATTTTGAGGAAATCCAGAGACGCTTTGATGCTGAGAGGCCTGTTGATTGTTCTGTGATTGTGGTCAACAAGCAGACTAA AGATTATGCTGAATCTGTGGGGCGGAAGGTACGAGACCTAGGCATGGTAGTGGACTTGATCTTCCTCAACACAGAGGTGTCACTGTCACAAGCCTTGGAGGATGTTAGCAGGGGAGGGTCTCCTTTTGCTATCGTCATCACCCAGCAACACCAGATTCACCGCTCGTGCACAGTCAACATCATGTTCGGAACCCCACAAG AGCATCGCAACATGCCCCAGGCAGACGCCATGGTGCTGGTAGCCAGAAATTATGAGCGCTATAAGAATGAGTGCCGGGAGAAGGAGCGAGAGGAGATTGCCAGACAGGCAGCCAAGATGGCAGATGAAGCCATCCTGCAGGAAAGGGAGCGCGGAGGCCCCGAGGAAGGAGTGCGCGGGGGGCACCCTCCAGCCATCCAAAGCCTCATCAACCTACTGGCAGACAACAGGTACCTCACTGCCGAGGAGACTGACAAGATCATCAACTATCTGCGAGAGCGGAAGGAGCGCCTTATGAGGAGCAGCACCGACTCTCTGCCTG GCCCGATTTCCCGCCAACCACTCGGGGCGACCTCGGGTGCCTCGCTGAAGACACAGCCAAGCTCCCAACCGCTCCAGAGCGGCCAAGTGCTCCCCTCTGCTACACCCACTCCAGctgcaccccccacctcccagcaagAGCTTCAGGCCAAAATCCTCAGCCTCTTCAATAGTGGCACGGTTGTGGCCAATAGCAGCTCTGCATCCCCTTCAGTCGCTGCCGGAAACACCCAGAACCAGAATTTTTCCACGGCAGCGAACAGCCAGCCTCAGCAAAGATCACAGGCCTCTGGCAATCAGCCTCCAAACATTTTGGGACAGGCGGGATCTGCTCGGAACATGGGCCCCAGGCCTGGGGCTCCTTCCCAAGGGCTCTTTGGCCAGCCTTCCAGTCGCCTGGCACCTGCTAGCAACATGGCTAGCCAGAGGCCCGTGTCTTCCACAGGTATCAACTTTGACAATCCAAGTGTACAGAAGGCTCTGGACACCCTGATCCAGAGTGGCCCTGCTCTCTCCCACCTGGTTAGCCAAACTACAGCACAGGTGGGGCGGCCCCCGGCCCCGTTGGGATCCTACCAGAGGCATTACTGA
- the NCOA5 gene encoding nuclear receptor coactivator 5 isoform X3 gives MNTAPSRPSPTRRDPYGFGDGRDTRRDRSPIRGSPRREPRDGRNGRDARDSRAIRDPRDLRDHRDSRDIRDHRDSRSMRDARDMRDLRDFRDLRDSRDFRDHRDPMYDRYRDMRDSREPMYRRESSYDRYLRMDDYCRRKDDPYFDRYRDSFDGRGPPGPESQSRAKERLKREERRREELYRQYFEEIQRRFDAERPVDCSVIVVNKQTKDYAESVGRKVRDLGMVVDLIFLNTEVSLSQALEDVSRGGSPFAIVITQQHQIHRSCTVNIMFGTPQEHRNMPQADAMVLVARNYERYKNECREKEREEIARQAAKMADEAILQERERGGPEEGVRGGHPPAIQSLINLLADNRYLTAEETDKIINYLRERKERLMRSSTDSLPGELRGRAEARFPANHSGRPRVPR, from the exons atgaataCGGCTCCATCAAGACCCAGCCCCACACGAAG AGATCCATATGGCTTTGGAGATGGTCGAGATACAAGACGTGATCGATCCCCAATTCGAGGAAGTCCAAGGAGAGAGCCCAGGGATGGCAGAAATGGCCGGGATGCCCGGGATAGCAGAGCCATTCGAGACCCCCGAGACTTGCGGGACCACAGAGATAGCAGAGACATTCGGGATCACAGAGACAGCAGAAGTATGCGTGATGCTCGGGACATGAGGGACCTCAGAGACTTTCGTGATCTAAGAGACTCTAGGGATTTTCGGGATCACCGGGACCCCATGTATGACAGATACAGAGATATGAGAGACTCCCGAGAGCCCATGTACAG GAGAGAAAGCTCTTATGACCGATACCTGCGAATGGATGACTATTGCAGGAGGAAGGACGACCCTTACTTTGACCGTTACAGAGATAGCTTTGATGGACGAGGCCCTCCAGGCCCAGAAAGTCAGTCTCGTGCAAAAG AACGTTTGAAACGTGAGGAACGGCGTAGAGAAGAGCTTTATCGTCAGTATTTTGAGGAAATCCAGAGACGCTTTGATGCTGAGAGGCCTGTTGATTGTTCTGTGATTGTGGTCAACAAGCAGACTAA AGATTATGCTGAATCTGTGGGGCGGAAGGTACGAGACCTAGGCATGGTAGTGGACTTGATCTTCCTCAACACAGAGGTGTCACTGTCACAAGCCTTGGAGGATGTTAGCAGGGGAGGGTCTCCTTTTGCTATCGTCATCACCCAGCAACACCAGATTCACCGCTCGTGCACAGTCAACATCATGTTCGGAACCCCACAAG AGCATCGCAACATGCCCCAGGCAGACGCCATGGTGCTGGTAGCCAGAAATTATGAGCGCTATAAGAATGAGTGCCGGGAGAAGGAGCGAGAGGAGATTGCCAGACAGGCAGCCAAGATGGCAGATGAAGCCATCCTGCAGGAAAGGGAGCGCGGAGGCCCCGAGGAAGGAGTGCGCGGGGGGCACCCTCCAGCCATCCAAAGCCTCATCAACCTACTGGCAGACAACAGGTACCTCACTGCCGAGGAGACTGACAAGATCATCAACTATCTGCGAGAGCGGAAGGAGCGCCTTATGAGGAGCAGCACCGACTCTCTGCCTGGTGAGCTACGTGGCAGGGCCGAG GCCCGATTTCCCGCCAACCACTCGGGGCGACCTCGGGTGCCTCGCTGA